TTTTCGGGTCCTCTGCGTTGATCCGGAACTGCAACGCGAAACCGCGATGGATGATGTCTTCCTGTTTGACCGACAGCGGCAGCCCGGAGGCGATCCGAATCTGCTCGCGCACAATGTCGATCCCGGTGATTTCCTCGGTGATCGTGTGCTCGACCTGAACCCGGGTATTCATCTCCATGAAGTACACCTCGCCCTCGGCGAGCAGAAACTCCACGGTGCCGGCGTTCTCGTAGCCCACCGCCTTGGCTGCACGCACGGACAGATCGCCGATGTAGGCACGTTGCTCGGGTGTCAGTTGAGGGCTGGGGGCGATTTCGATGAGCTTCTGGTTGCGGCGTTGGATGGAGCAGTCGCGCTCGAACAGATGCACGACGTTGCCAAAGCTGTCGCCGAGAATCTGCGCCTCGATGTGCTTGGGGTTGACGATGCACTTTTCGAGAAAGACTTCGGCCTTGCCAAACGCCTTGGTGGCCTCGGAAATAACCCGCGGAAATGCCTGCTCGAGTTCTTCCCGACTGTTGCAGCGACGAATGCCACGACCGCCCCCACCCGAGGTGGCCTTGAGCATGACCGGATAACCGATGCGGTCACCCTCAATCAACGCTTCAGCGATGTCAGCGACGTTGCCTTCAGTACCCGGGGTAACCGGGACGCCAGCCTTGATCATGCTGCGGCGGGCTTCGGTTTTATCCCCCATGCGCCGAATGACTTCAGCGGACGGGCCGATGAATTTAATCCCTCGCTCTGCGCAGATTTCTGCCAGCTCTGCGTTCTCCGATAAGAATCCATAGCCAGGGTGCAAAGCATCGCAGCCGGTTTCTACCGCGAGGTTCACCAACTTGCGCGGGTTCAAATAGCCTTCAAGCGGCTCCGAGCCGATGCCATAGGCTTCGTCCGCGCGCTTCACGTGGAGCGCATGCCGGTCGGCTTCCGAGTAGATCGCCACTGAGCGGATGCCCATCTCGGCGCAGGCGCGCACGATTCGGACCGCGATTTCCCCCCGGTTTGCGATCAGGATTTTTTTTATCACTGGAATTTCCTCGACCGATTAGCGGATGGACCAGAGGTCTGGCCCATGCCGCATGACATTCCGTTACCGCGTATTGCAATGCGGGTGAAGCCACCCTATGACGGATCATCAATTAACAAAAATGAGTAAAAATTGGGTGAACCATAAGTAAAACCTTATAGTTGCAAGTATTAGTCTGCCGAGAATGGGAAAAATATGCGTAAGTCATTGATGCGCATGACATTGCGCCAGCTGCGCATTTTCAACGAGGTGTGCGACCTACGCTCGTACAGCCGGGCCGCCGAAGAGATGTCGCTGACACAGCCGGCTGTGAGCCTGCAGATTCGCCAGCTTGAGGAATGCGTGGGCCAGCCGCTATTTGAGTACGTGGGGAAGAAGCTCTATCTCACACAAGCGGCAGAGGCACTGCAACTGGCCAGCCGGGACATCTTCGGCCGGCTGGAAAATCTCGACATGCAACTGTCGGACATGCAGGGCTCGCTGCAGGGGCAACTTAAGCTGGCGATCGAATCCAGTGCCAAGTACTTCGTTCCCCACCTGTTCGCAGCATTCAAGCGCAGATTCCCGGAGGTGATGCTCAATCTTACCGTCGTCAACCGGGCTCAAGTGATACGGCGCCTCTCGGACAACCGTGATGATCTAGTGGTGATGTCGATGGTCCCCCAAGACATGGGACTGGAATTCTTGCCCTTTCTGAACAACCCCATTGTCGCCGTGGCTCGTCCTGATCATCCGCTCACCTTGTCGCCGGGTCTCTCGCTGAAGGACCTTGAGGCGGCAACATTGGTGGTACGCGAACAGGGCTCGGGCACACGGAAAGCGTGCGAGGAATACTTCAAGGAAAAGCGCATTCATTTCGAGGACACCCTGGAGGTGTCGTCGGCCGAGGCGCAGCGTGAATGCGTGGTGGCGGGGCTGGGCGTTGCGCTACTGACACGTCATGCGCTGAGCCTGGAATTGGCCACCGGCATGCTGATCGAGCTGCCAGTGGCCGAATTGCCGCTGTATCGAAGTTGGTGCGTCGTGCAAGCCCGGGATAAACGTCTGTCACCGGTCGCTCATGCGTTCCTGGATTTCATCCGGACGGAGCGTACGCAGATCAGCGAGCTGGTCGCGCGCTTTGATGGCCACCTTCCGAAGCGCTAACGCCCTGCCAGAAATGAGCAGACGCACCATCCAGGTAGTCGGAGAGTTCCTGGTTCAAACGGCGCTCTTCGGAGTGGCTCTCGATTGCCCGCCGAAACGCCATGCGGCGCTGGTCTTCCTGCTGGCGGCGAGTCTTGCTGCTGGAGGTGCTGTGCTGGTGCGAGTCATCGTAGTGCCGAGGCATATCCTGTCTCCCATTCGTGTGCGGGAGTACAGAGTGGCGTCGAGCGGTGACGATCAGGCGTCGGAAGCGTTACAGCTTGGTGAATGTTTCAACGCTGGGCAGGCGTTGACTCAGTCCTCGGACGACTTGATCGACTTGGGCGACAACCGCAGGCTGCGCAAGCTGCGCTTCACGCTTTTCAGGTGATTGACCAGGCTAGGCCCGCGCGCCATTGCCACGCCCATCGCCAGGACATCAATGACCACCAGATGCGCGATTCGCGAGGTGAGAGGCGTGTAGATTTCGGTGTCTTCGTGCACGTCAATCGCGAGGTTGACCGTGGACAACTCGGCCAGGGGCGTCTGGCTAGGGCACAGAGTGATCAGATTGGCGCCGCTTTCACGCACCAGATTGGCGGTGATCAGCAGGTCTTTCGAGCGTCCGGATTGCGAGATGCACACAGCAACGTCTGTGGGCTTGAGCGTGACCGCCGACATTGCCTGCATGTGCGGATCAGAGTAGGACGCTGCCGTCAGGAGTAACCGAAAGAACTTGTGCTGAGCGTCTGCGGCGACCGCGCCAGATGCCCCGAACCCGTAGAACTCGACCCTGTGCGCGGCTGCCATTACTGTCACCGCCGCCTGCAGCGCATGAGGGTCGAGCTTCTCGCGTACTTCCATCAGTGTGTGCAGCGTGGTATCGAAAATCTTCAGGCTGTAATCAGCGACCGAGTCGTCTTCATGAATGGCGAACTGGCCGAAGCTGGCACCAGCGGCAAGGCTCTGCGCAAGCTTGAGCTTCAGGTCCTGAAAACCGGTACAGCCAATGGCACGGCAAAAACGCACGATGGTCGGCTCGCTGATGCCGACTGCATGGGCCAGATCGGCCATGGAGCTGTGCATCACGGCCGCCGGATCGAGCAGCACGTGGTCGGCTACTTTCAACTCCGACTTGCGCAAGAGATGGCGTGACTGGGCGATGTGCTGCAACAGATTCAAAGGGCAGGACTCAAGTGAAGGATGGGCCGGGCTGTAGCTTTCTTGTAGTTATACTACATGACCTGCAAACCGCACAGCTAAACGATCTCGCCGAGGTTGACCGATCTTGGTCGAGGGTCAGGTCGCTTTATAGTGTAGGGCTTTTCGTACGGGACTCCAGGCTTCAGTCAGACGACTGCGCAGGATTTCACCCATGACGTCCGCCTCCACCGGCCGACTGATCAAGTAGCCTTGTACTTCATCGCAACCGTGGGTCCGCAAGAATTCCAGTTGCTCGCAGTCCTCCACACCTTCGGCCACCACCTTGAGGTCCAGACTGTGGGCCATCGCAATAATCGCCTTCGTAATGGCTGCGTCTTCGGCACCCTCATTCAAACCGCGGATAAAGGCCTGGTCGATCTTCACGTAGTGCACCGGGAAACGTTTCAGATAACTCAACGAGGAATAACCGGTGCCGAAGTCGTCGATGGCCAACTTCACGCCGAGGGCACGCAACTGCTGAAACGTGGTGATGATGTGCTCGACACTTTCAAGCAGCTGACTCTCGGTCAACTCAAGCTCGAGGTATTCGGGCGCAAGCCCTGTTTCTTCGAGCACCTGCCGCACCAGACTGACTAACTTGCCCTGGCGCATCTGATGCACCGACAGGTTGACCGACACCCTGATGGCAGCGAACCCTTTACGCTGCCATTCGCAGGCCTGATGACAGGCTTTTCGCAGCACAAACTCTCCAATATTGGCGATCAACCCGGTCTCTTCAGCCAAGCCGATGAACTCCCCGGGAGAGATCAGACCACGCTCTGGGTGACGCCACCGCACCAGCGCTTCCGCTGAGTTCAGGCGTCCGCTGTGGAGCTCCAGCTTGGGCTGGTAAAAAACCTCCAGTTGCCCTTCTGCAATCGCTCGGCGCAGTTGGATTTCCAGCTCCAGCCGACCGGGGGTGTGGGCCTCAAGGCTGTCGCTAAAAAACTGAAAGTTATCGCCACCCAGATGCTTGGCGTGCTGCATTGCCATGTTTGCCTGGCTGACCAGCGCGGATATGTCCCGGGCGGAACCCGGCAGCAAAGCGATCCCTATGGAGGCGCTGACGACCAGTTCATGGCCCGAGACCGATATCGGCGAGCGCAGCTTGGCGAGCAGACGCGTCGTAATACGCGCCAGGGCGGTCAGGTTGCCGTGGCTGTCGAAGAGCACGGCGAACTCGTCTGCGGACAAGCGCGCCACCGTATCGGCCCCTGCCACTTGGGCATTCAGCCGACGGGCGACGAGGCGCAGCAATTGGTCGGCGATATCGTGACCCAGGCTGGCGTTGAGCAACTTGAACCGATCCAGATTGATATGCAGCAGGGCCAATGTGCGCCCACCCTGACGTGCCCGCTGATTGGCCTCACGCAATCGTTCGTTAAAAAGTGCCCGGTTGGCCAGGCCTGTCAGCTCGTCGTAATGAGTCAGGTAGCGCGTGCGCTCTTCATATTGGCGCGTCAGCTCACGGTTGAGCTCGTCACTTCTGGCTTGGGCCTGCTGAAGGTGCTCAATCAGGGCGACGTTCTGGAATCGGCGGATCAAACCGCGCTCGATCAATCGATTGACCTGACCGGCCACGACAATCAGCGCCAATAACAGGATCAATCCCAGCCATCCCCATCCGTGAAGGTGTGGGTCGCCTGCCAGGAACAGATAAACAATGGGCGGCAGCAGGCAGGGCAACGTGAAGGTCAGGAATGCGGGGATGCTCACCGCGTAGGCCACGCTGGCCGACAGCGTGGCTGCGCCGAGCAGGCCGAACAACCACGCTTGCTGAGCCAGGCTTGGCGCTGGCACCAACACGAGCGCAGCAGTGGACAGCGTGAAGCCACTTACACAGGCGCCAGCCAGAAACATTCGATTCCAGAGCGGCTGCGAGCGTCGCTCAAGCGACGCCGACCTGAATGCCGCAACCTGAAGCACGCGCAAGGACACCAGGACCGACAGCCATCCCAGCCACACGGCAACCAACACATATCGCTCCGGACTCCAGAGCAACCACGCGCAGAGCAAACCGTTGATGAACATGAAAAGCGTCGGCAGCAATGAGCCTTGATAGAGAAGACGGGTGCGCTCGACGGCAAGCTGGGTTGCAAACTGCCTGCTGATGACACGTCGTGTCGCCAGGGAGTCTGCCGGGGCTTCGGAGCTGGGGGTCATGGCGATTCTTATAATTGGTGGCCTTGAACGTTCGCGGAGGATACACAAGGGAGCGCCTGGACCAAACAGTCATCCTTGAAATCGGCGTACGGGCCGATACAACGCTCAACAGCATGACCGGCCAGCGTTAGGGTTTGCCCACGCCCTCACAGCACCCTAGAATGCCTCGATGCGCGATGATCTCTCTCTTCTGCTTAACTCCCTCAACGATGCCCAACGCCAGGCTGTAGCTGCCTCCGTGGGTCGTCAGTTGGTCCTGGCCGGCGCTGGTTCCGGCAAAACCCGTGTGTTGGTGCACCGTATCGCCTGGTTGATTCAGGTCGAGAACGCCTCGCCGCATTCGATTCTGTCGGTGACGTTCACCAACAAGGCCGCTGCCGAGATGCGCCATCGCATCGAACAGCTGATGGGCATCAACCCGGCCGGCATGTGGGTCGGCACGTTTCACGGCCTGGCCCATCGCCTGCTGCGGGCTCACTGGCAGGAAGCGGGTCTGAGCCAGAGCTTCCAGATCCTCGACAGCGACGACCAGCAGCGTCTGGTCAAGCGGGTCATGCGCGAGCTGAATCTGGATGAGCAACGCTGGCCGGCACGGCAGGCACAGTGGTTTATCAACGGCCAGAAAGATGAAGGGCTGCGGCCCAAACATATTCAGGCGGGCGGCGATCTGTTCCTGGCCACCATGAAGTCGGTGTACGAGGCTTACGAGGCTGCCTGTCAGCGGGCCGGCGTAATCGACTTCTCGGAGCTGCTGCTGCGTGCGCTCGACCTGTGGCGCGACAACCCTGGTCTGCTTGCGCATTATCAGCGGCGTTTCCGTCATGTCCTGGTGGACGAATTCCAAGACACCAACGCCGTTCAGTACGCCTGGCTGCGTTTGCTCGCTCAGGGCGGCGACAGCCTGATGGTCGTCGGCGATGACGATCAGTCCATCTACGGTTGGCGCGGCGCAAAAATCGAGAATATTCACCAGTATTCCGATGACTTTCCCGACACCGAGACCATTCGCCTGGAGCAGAATTATCGCTCCACTGCGAGCATCCTGAAGGCGGCCAACGGTCTGATCGTCAACAACAGCGGCCGATTGGGCAAAGAGTTGTGGACGGACGTCGGCGACGGTGAGCTGATCAGCCTTTATGCCGCTTTCAACGAACATGATGAAGCGCGTTACGTCGTCGAGACCATTGAAAGCGCGATCAAGACCGGCCTCGCGCGCAGCGACATCGCCATTCTCTATCGCTCCAACGCCCAGTCGCGAGTGCTCGAAGAGGCGTTGCTGCGCGAGCGCATTCCGTACCGTATTTACGGCGGCCAGCGGTTCTTCGAGCGCGCCGAGATCAAGAACGCCATGGCATATCTGCGCCTGCTGGACGGCCGCGGTAATGATTCAGCGCTGGAGCGGGTGATCAACGTGCCGCCCCGCGGAATCGGCGAAAAGACCGTCGAAGCGATTCGCGAGCATGCGCGTCACGCTCACGTTTCGATGTGGGAGGCGATGCGTTTGCTCGTCGCCAATAAAGGCCTGGCCGGTCGCGCAGCAGGCGCACTGGGCGCCTTTATCGAGCTCATTGAAAATCTCGCCGCCAAAGCTGCTGACATGCCACTGCACTTGATGACCCAGACGGTCATCGAACAGTCCGGCCTGATCACCTATCACAAGGAAGAGAAAGGCGAGAAAGGCCAGGCCCGGGTGGAAAACCTTGAGGAACTGGTCAGCGCTGCGCGCGCATTCGAGAACAGTGAAGAAGAGGAAGACCTGACGCCCCTGGCAGCCTTCCTGGGTCACGCTTCACTGGAGGCCGGTGACACTCAGGCCGATGAACACGAAGACAGCATCCAGTTGATGACGCTCCACAGCGCCAAAGGCCTGGAGTTTCCATATGTGTTCCTGGTCGGCATGGAAGAAGGCCTGTTTCCGCACAAGATGAGCCTGGAAGAACCCGGTCGCCTTGAAGAGGAACGCCGTCTTGCGTATGTGGGCATTACCCGGGCCATGCAGCACCTGGTAATGACTTACGCGGAGACCCGACGCCTGTATGGAAGCGAAACCTACAACAAGGTTTCGCGTTTCGTGCGCGAGGTGCCGCCCAACCTTATTCAGGAAGTGCGCCTGTCCAACAGCGTGACGCGTCCGTTCGGCGGCTCGAAGACGATGGCTCCGAGTCGCTTGTTCGACGGCGAAAACATCCCGCAGAGCCAGTTCTCGCTCGGTCAGCACGTGCAGCACGCTGTGTTCGGTGAGGGCGTTATCCTGAACTTCGAAGGTTCCGGGGCGCAGGCGCGGGTGCAGGTAAACTTTTCTGAAGGCAGCAAGTGGTTAATGCTGGGGTACGCAAAGCTGGAGCCCGTCTGATCGGCCTTTGATACAGCGTGCCGGGATCAGGGAAGTCTCTGGCACAGCTGTCTCGATTCGGGTGCGTCCGTCGGGACGTCGCCTCGGTGCTGCTCTTGCATTCCCACAACCGTCCCCCCATCTTTCCTACAGAACTTTCTCCACCTGCCTACGACCCAAGTCGGACGGGCATGATGAAGCTCCACGCAAAAGCCGGAAACATATGGCTGCTGGTCATACCCACTTGTCCTGTGCAACATGGCGCGCGTGCAATCCACAAACGGGAATTCCCTTATGCAACGTTTTCTTAGCATCGCTTTGGCAATGATTATCGGGCTCACCATGAGCCTCGATGTCAATGCTGCGCGCTTCGGTGGTGGCAAGAGCATGGGCTCGGCGCCAAGTCACCAGGCGCGCCAAACAGCTCCTTCTGCTCCTGCCGCAGCACCCAACGCCGCTGGCCGTCCTGCGCCTGCTGCGGGCGGTGCTTCCAAATGGCTGGGCCCATTGGCCGGTCTCGCCGCCGGTGGCCTCCTGGCCTCCATGTTCATGGGCGGTGGCTTTGAGGGCATGCAGTTCTTCGACATCCTGATCATGGCGATCATCGCGTTCGTGATCTTCCGCTTCATCGCGGCGCGTCGACGTAAACAGCAACCACAAATGGCCCCTGCTGGCGCTCCGTTCCAGCGTGAAGCCTTTGAACAACCACAACCTGCACAGAACTCGATGTTTGGCGGCTCTGCATCTGCAGCAACAGCCCGTCCGGTAATCAACGCGCCGGCCTGGTTCAATGAAGAACGCTTTCTTGAGGCGGCACGCAGCCACTTCCAGTCGTTGCAACAGCACTGGGACGCGAACGAGATGGACAAGATCTCCGAGTTCGTGACCCCACAGATGCTGCAGTTCCTGAAAAAAGAGCGTGCAGATCTGGGTGAAGGCTTCCAGTCGACCTACATCGACAACCTTACCGTGCAGCTCGACGGTCTGGATGATCGCGCCGACAAAACCATCGCCACGCTGACCTTTGCCGGTGTGTCGAAAACATCGCGCTTCGACCAGGGCGAAGTGTTCAGCGAGAGCTGGAACATGGAACGCGCCCAGGGCGACAACCAGCCTTGGCTGGTTGCAGGTATCCGCCAAAACGGCTGATACCACTGAGCAGCTGCAAATGAACCCCGGACTTGTTCCGGGGTTCTGTTTTTATAGAAGCCGAGTTAATTTGGCGTTGTCTTTAAGCTGCTGTATAACCCGCGCAAATCGTTAGAGGATCCACGTCGTGGAAGAAGTCATCGAACAACTCCGTGAAGCCAATGAACCGGTTCCTGTCCCGCTCGAGCTGCCTGATGAAGACCAACTGGTCGAGATTGAAGAGCAGCTGTTCATCAACATCCCGTTTGTCTTCAAGGAGTTCTTGCTGACCGTCAGCGATGTGGTCTACGGCAGCCTTGAACCGGTCACCGTGACCGATTCAGGCTCACACACCTATCTCCCGGAAGTGGCAGCAACTGCTTGGGACATCGGCGTTCCCCGTGAATTGATCCCGCTGTGCCAGGACGGTGACGATTACTACTGCGTCGAAGAAGACGGCACCGTGGTGCTGTGGTCGGGCGAGGAAGAAATCGTCACCGAAGACAGTTGGGAATCTGTCTGGCACTGGGCGCGGGACGTCTGGCTGGAAAGCTGAAACGCCGACCTGCTGTCCCGAATATCGGACTTGGGGCTCGCGCCTCAAGGCTCCGGGTGATTACCCAGGGTTTCCAGTAACGCGACCTGCATTCGCGTGTGAACCCGAATAAACCAGCGCCACAATACGGCGGCCACGATGGCCGCCACGACGACGATCAGCACTAGCCACTCGCGCGTTGGCAGCATGCTGGAGGACAGCAGTGCGATCAGCAGGAAAATCACCATCAATGAAAGCAAGGGGATCACTTCAGCGATCACCCGGCGGACACGTGCTGTGTGCCTGCCAGCCATTTCCGGCTTCACATTCAGCTCTGCCAGGAGCATCGAAAGCGCTTTGAGCTTCCGATAGGCAGCGATCAGAAACGGAAGTGACAGCAGCAAAGACGCGCCCCAGATCCAGGCCTTTTGCTGACCGACATCACTCACCCAATCGCTGAAGTAAACGCCGATGCGCTCGGCGAAGAACGCACCGGTAAAAAATATCGCGATAACCAATGCCAGATTGATGCCGACCTGCAGCAGGATCTTTCGGACCATCGCTGCCAACAGCGCGCCTTCCCCTCGAGGCTGAATACTGCGCAACCATTCTCCATACATACCGAAACCCCGGGCCATCCTCTCGGGAACGACGGCGCCCAGCGTGTGCGACAGAGGATCTGCGGCGCGTATGAGGTAAGGCGTGAGTAAAGTCGTGATCGCGGACACCGCCACCGCAACGGGGTAGAGAAAGTCGCTGGTGACCTGCAGCGTCATCCCCAGCGCTGCGATGATGAAAGAGAATTCGCCGATCTGCGACAGACCCATGCCTACTCTTAACGATGTTTTGCCGTCGTTTCCCGCAATGAAAGCACCGAGGCCGCAGGAGATCATCTTACCCATCACCACCGCGACGGTGATCACCGCGATGGGCCACGCGTAATCCAGCAGAATTTTCGGATCGATCATCAAGCCAATCGCAACAAAGAAGATCGCACTGAACATGTCACGGATGGGCTCGACGAGATGCTCAATCTTCGCCAGCTGCCTGGACTCAGCCATGATCGCCCCGATCAGAAAAGCGCCCAGCACCATGCTGTACTCAAGCTTCACCACCAGCAGACAAAACCCGAAACACAGGCCCAGTACCGTGACCAATAGCATTTCGTTACTTTCAAATTTTGCGACGTACGCCAGCAGGCGCGGGACGACAAGGATGCCGACGACCAGCGCGACGACCATGAATAGCGACAGTTTGCCGACGGTGGAAAACACCTCTCCGGAGCTGACTGAGCCACTCACGGCGATGCCCGACAGCAGCGCGATAATCCCGATCCCCAGAATGTCTTCGACAATCAGCACCCCGAAGATCAACTGAGCAAAACGCTGGTTTTTCATTTTCAGGTCGTTCAGGGCCTTAACGATGATGGTGGTAGACGAAATGGCCAGAATGGCGCCGAGGAACAGCGAGTCCATGGTGTTCCAACCGAAGAACTGCCCGATTTCGTAGCCGATCCAGATCATCAGGGTGATTTCGAGAAACGCGGCGATGAACGCCGTTGCCCCCACCTTGAACAGCTTGCGAAGGCTGAATTCCAGGCCCAGGCAAAACATCAAAAAAATCACGCCCAGTTCGGCGAGGGTCTTGATGGTTTGCTCATCGTGAATGAGGCCGAATGGCGGGGTATGCGGGCCGATGATGAAGCCAGCAACGATGTAGCCGAGAACCACGGGCTGCTTGAGTCGATGAAACACTACCGTTACAACGCCGGCCACGAGCATGATCACAGCCAGATCCTGAATGAAGCTGATGGCATGCATACGCGCGGCTCCTGCTGACAAGCGATTCAATGCGCGTACCCGTCAATCGATACAAATGCCGTACGAAATATCGCCAACAAGGCTCGAAAAATCTGACTGGTACGCAGGATTTAGCCCATCCGGCGGCTTTCGCAGGTTAACACCGCACAAAATCGGATAAAGCCGGTGCAATATATGGAAACAGATGGGAACGGGCGTGACGGCAGAGCAGTCGTCGGCGTCCCGGTATGGATGGATTTGCTGCCAATCTGCATTCGAGCACCTGAGCAAGGTGCCTTCTGACCTTTTGAACCGTGAGCACGTTATGGAACCCGGAAACGCCCAGCTGTCGATGACTGTATTGATGACCCCGGACATGGCCAATTTCTCTGGCAACGTTCACGGCGGGACGCTGCTGAAGTACCTCGACGAAGTTGCCTACGCATGTGCGAGCCGGTATGCAGGCCGCTATGTGGTAACGCTGTCCGTAGACCAGGTGATTTTCCGTGAGCCTATTCATGTCGGCGAGCTGGTCACCTTTCTGGCATCGGTCAACTACACCGGCAACACGTCCATGGAAGTGGGCATTAAGGTGGTGACTGAAAACATCCGCGAGCGCTCGGTTCGTCATACCAACAGCTGCTTTTTCACCATGGTGGCGGTGGATGACCAGCGCAAACCGGCCAGCGTACCGCCATTGTCGCCCACCAACAGCGAAGACAAGCGTCGTTACGTGCAGGCACAACAACGCCGCCAGAT
The nucleotide sequence above comes from Pseudomonas lutea. Encoded proteins:
- a CDS encoding acetyl-CoA carboxylase biotin carboxylase subunit codes for the protein MIKKILIANRGEIAVRIVRACAEMGIRSVAIYSEADRHALHVKRADEAYGIGSEPLEGYLNPRKLVNLAVETGCDALHPGYGFLSENAELAEICAERGIKFIGPSAEVIRRMGDKTEARRSMIKAGVPVTPGTEGNVADIAEALIEGDRIGYPVMLKATSGGGGRGIRRCNSREELEQAFPRVISEATKAFGKAEVFLEKCIVNPKHIEAQILGDSFGNVVHLFERDCSIQRRNQKLIEIAPSPQLTPEQRAYIGDLSVRAAKAVGYENAGTVEFLLAEGEVYFMEMNTRVQVEHTITEEITGIDIVREQIRIASGLPLSVKQEDIIHRGFALQFRINAEDPKNGFLPSFGKITRYYAPGGPGVRTDTAIYTGYTIPPYYDSMCLKLIVWALTWEEAMDRGLRALDDMRLQGVKTTAAYYQEILRNPEFRSGQFNTSFVESHPELTNYSIKRKPEELALAIAAAIAAHAGL
- a CDS encoding LysR family transcriptional regulator yields the protein MRKSLMRMTLRQLRIFNEVCDLRSYSRAAEEMSLTQPAVSLQIRQLEECVGQPLFEYVGKKLYLTQAAEALQLASRDIFGRLENLDMQLSDMQGSLQGQLKLAIESSAKYFVPHLFAAFKRRFPEVMLNLTVVNRAQVIRRLSDNRDDLVVMSMVPQDMGLEFLPFLNNPIVAVARPDHPLTLSPGLSLKDLEAATLVVREQGSGTRKACEEYFKEKRIHFEDTLEVSSAEAQRECVVAGLGVALLTRHALSLELATGMLIELPVAELPLYRSWCVVQARDKRLSPVAHAFLDFIRTERTQISELVARFDGHLPKR
- a CDS encoding PA3496 family putative envelope integrity protein, which translates into the protein MPRHYDDSHQHSTSSSKTRRQQEDQRRMAFRRAIESHSEERRLNQELSDYLDGASAHFWQGVSASEGGHQSARPAR
- the hexR gene encoding transcriptional regulator HexR — its product is MNLLQHIAQSRHLLRKSELKVADHVLLDPAAVMHSSMADLAHAVGISEPTIVRFCRAIGCTGFQDLKLKLAQSLAAGASFGQFAIHEDDSVADYSLKIFDTTLHTLMEVREKLDPHALQAAVTVMAAAHRVEFYGFGASGAVAADAQHKFFRLLLTAASYSDPHMQAMSAVTLKPTDVAVCISQSGRSKDLLITANLVRESGANLITLCPSQTPLAELSTVNLAIDVHEDTEIYTPLTSRIAHLVVIDVLAMGVAMARGPSLVNHLKSVKRSLRSLRLSPKSIKSSED
- a CDS encoding putative bifunctional diguanylate cyclase/phosphodiesterase — encoded protein: MTPSSEAPADSLATRRVISRQFATQLAVERTRLLYQGSLLPTLFMFINGLLCAWLLWSPERYVLVAVWLGWLSVLVSLRVLQVAAFRSASLERRSQPLWNRMFLAGACVSGFTLSTAALVLVPAPSLAQQAWLFGLLGAATLSASVAYAVSIPAFLTFTLPCLLPPIVYLFLAGDPHLHGWGWLGLILLLALIVVAGQVNRLIERGLIRRFQNVALIEHLQQAQARSDELNRELTRQYEERTRYLTHYDELTGLANRALFNERLREANQRARQGGRTLALLHINLDRFKLLNASLGHDIADQLLRLVARRLNAQVAGADTVARLSADEFAVLFDSHGNLTALARITTRLLAKLRSPISVSGHELVVSASIGIALLPGSARDISALVSQANMAMQHAKHLGGDNFQFFSDSLEAHTPGRLELEIQLRRAIAEGQLEVFYQPKLELHSGRLNSAEALVRWRHPERGLISPGEFIGLAEETGLIANIGEFVLRKACHQACEWQRKGFAAIRVSVNLSVHQMRQGKLVSLVRQVLEETGLAPEYLELELTESQLLESVEHIITTFQQLRALGVKLAIDDFGTGYSSLSYLKRFPVHYVKIDQAFIRGLNEGAEDAAITKAIIAMAHSLDLKVVAEGVEDCEQLEFLRTHGCDEVQGYLISRPVEADVMGEILRSRLTEAWSPVRKALHYKAT
- the uvrD gene encoding DNA helicase II, which codes for MRDDLSLLLNSLNDAQRQAVAASVGRQLVLAGAGSGKTRVLVHRIAWLIQVENASPHSILSVTFTNKAAAEMRHRIEQLMGINPAGMWVGTFHGLAHRLLRAHWQEAGLSQSFQILDSDDQQRLVKRVMRELNLDEQRWPARQAQWFINGQKDEGLRPKHIQAGGDLFLATMKSVYEAYEAACQRAGVIDFSELLLRALDLWRDNPGLLAHYQRRFRHVLVDEFQDTNAVQYAWLRLLAQGGDSLMVVGDDDQSIYGWRGAKIENIHQYSDDFPDTETIRLEQNYRSTASILKAANGLIVNNSGRLGKELWTDVGDGELISLYAAFNEHDEARYVVETIESAIKTGLARSDIAILYRSNAQSRVLEEALLRERIPYRIYGGQRFFERAEIKNAMAYLRLLDGRGNDSALERVINVPPRGIGEKTVEAIREHARHAHVSMWEAMRLLVANKGLAGRAAGALGAFIELIENLAAKAADMPLHLMTQTVIEQSGLITYHKEEKGEKGQARVENLEELVSAARAFENSEEEEDLTPLAAFLGHASLEAGDTQADEHEDSIQLMTLHSAKGLEFPYVFLVGMEEGLFPHKMSLEEPGRLEEERRLAYVGITRAMQHLVMTYAETRRLYGSETYNKVSRFVREVPPNLIQEVRLSNSVTRPFGGSKTMAPSRLFDGENIPQSQFSLGQHVQHAVFGEGVILNFEGSGAQARVQVNFSEGSKWLMLGYAKLEPV
- a CDS encoding Tim44 domain-containing protein produces the protein MQRFLSIALAMIIGLTMSLDVNAARFGGGKSMGSAPSHQARQTAPSAPAAAPNAAGRPAPAAGGASKWLGPLAGLAAGGLLASMFMGGGFEGMQFFDILIMAIIAFVIFRFIAARRRKQQPQMAPAGAPFQREAFEQPQPAQNSMFGGSASAATARPVINAPAWFNEERFLEAARSHFQSLQQHWDANEMDKISEFVTPQMLQFLKKERADLGEGFQSTYIDNLTVQLDGLDDRADKTIATLTFAGVSKTSRFDQGEVFSESWNMERAQGDNQPWLVAGIRQNG
- a CDS encoding SMI1/KNR4 family protein, with amino-acid sequence MEEVIEQLREANEPVPVPLELPDEDQLVEIEEQLFINIPFVFKEFLLTVSDVVYGSLEPVTVTDSGSHTYLPEVAATAWDIGVPRELIPLCQDGDDYYCVEEDGTVVLWSGEEEIVTEDSWESVWHWARDVWLES